The DNA region GAACATGGGTTCTTCATGTAATCTTCAAGGATGTGTCTCACCTTAAGCCAGACTAAAATGTAGATTTGTGATCCATTAGTAAAAAAATGCAACGAATCCTTTCACTCTAAATGGACCATCCATATGATTGTGACGAACAAAACAACTTTAGTTGTTTCTCCTTGCAAGATGCTCTGACGTTGACCCATCCCACGAAGAACTCGTAAGTGTCCATAGGGCATTATGAGTAGCCTACTTGCGGTGCAGAAATAGGTGCAGAAGGTCTTCCCCATTGGATTTGTACACAGATCATTGACTTGATATTTAGACCACTATAAGCTTAAGTTTTATCTCCATACTGGGAGCTCCTTGGAACAACGACATGGCAAGTGAATTGATGAGTACCATATATAGCAAGGAGATGAGAAAAGTAATATTGTTGCTCAAACGATAATGTGGAAGATCGTTTTGTGGATAACCAAGTGAAAATATTGAAAACAATGGCAGACAAGAAAAAGAGTGAGAAGATGACTTTGAAGGTAAAAGACCACAAGACCGAGAAAGTGGTAAAGAAGATGAAGTCGAGAGCTGAAAGGAAAGCATATAAAATTTACAGAGGGATCAATTACACCGAAAAAGGCTAGCTAAGACTGTGGGTAGTTCCAGACAAAAGTATTGAGATCCATGTTGAGCTCGGGCCACTATTCATTGATCTTTGagttgttattttattttgttgttgtgAGGCTTTTGAGTTGTGCATCAGAAACATATGACCATTTTGGTCATTGAACttaattgttttgttagttttttcactatatgtttgcaGTTATGGAAAGTATACAGATTAATGAAAATGGttttatcatttcaaaacaaatattctAATGGATGGACTATAATGTTAATCATAATAGTATTAATTTGATGGCTGTGTGTCCTCGTTTCAGAACTCTAATCTTTGTCTCGTATCCGAATCTCCCGTTCAAAAAAATTACTAATGAAAATAACAGTTAAAAACAATTACATTTAATGCAATGGATAACATTGGATCTCGAAGTGAGGTTGCCAAGAGTAGATATCTATGGATGTGAACTTACTTTCAATGTTGCTGACAATACTTCTGTTAGATCCACCTGTATAAAAAGCACCAAAAGTTTTTCAGCACAACAAAGAAATTAACAAATGAAAACCATAGATTCCCTTAGAAAGAACCCAAATGCATACCGAAGCTTCCAAACATGTATCCTAATACAAAGATTGCGCCCTGCAAAATACAACTATATGAGCATTTATTCAGACCAAAATTATACCATTTAACAGAACCTAGATCTTATCTTTTGTGTCAGAAAATACaagttttccatttttttttagacATGGGTTTTTCCTTGGAATAGTTCGGCACAACAACACAACAACTCAACGCCATCACACAATTTCAATCAAAGTGTTCTTAGTGAGAATCAAATAGGAGATCTCAACCTCATAGTTCAAGTAAGATTCACACAAGTTGGGTATTGTTGTTCAATCATGAAATCTTACTACTAAAGAACATAATTAATGTTGTCAAGAAGGAGCTTTTAAGATATAAAGAAGAAAATGCAGGTAGAATCATAAGAACACTGCATATTTACCACAACCATGATGCCGATCGATAGTAAAGGAGAACGCGTTTTAGATTGCATAGAACCGATAAATGGAATACTTCCTTCATCGCCACTACGTCGAGTGGGTCTTCTCGACATAATTGTATCCCTGTCAACCTTAGATATTTAACTCGAAAGCACTAGATACATGTAGAATTCATGAACATGCTGATATAATTTCTATATCATAACTCCTAAATCTTCATACAAAGTTGctaaaaatgaataaagattTGGTCCAACATAATAAGGCTTTCCCAAGATTTCATTGAATACTATTTAGAAAGAAAGATTCCTCAATTATATAAGACAAacaattatacatatttaaagcAAATACAGATATAAACATCATTATGGGGAAGACAAGATCTCTATCAGAAGCTAACAAAAAACTTAACTAATGTTATacatttgttaaaaaattgGTAAGAAGAAACCAGGAAAAGCAATAAAAAGGTTAATTCCAAAAGAAACAAATTTCATGTAAGCATGATACACATATAACTCAGATCAAACAGAATTGGATTCAAGTATGTCAAGCTAAAGCGAGGAACCCAGAATATGAAATCAGAATCCATTACTATTAAAGGGTAACCACAATTAACTGAATCAGACTCAAAAGGCAGGCAAACATCAGCCAATATAGAatgtttaaaactaaaaatggGTAAGAGTAACTCATATAGTAGCGAATCGAAGCAAGGGAAATGAATACTATAGAGAAAAAAGAGAGACTTTGACctgggaagaagaagaagaagtaagcTTCGGAAGTAATGGTGGGTTGGATCTAGATCTGCTGCTAGTTCGCTTCCCCACTAAAAAGATGAGAAATTGGTTTACTTACCATTTACCATtcctctttatatatatatgcgcGTGTTTTCCGTGTTTCAGTCGACATAAATTTTAGCCAAAACATTGGGATTTTTTTAGTAAAACATATGTTGTTTTGCTTAAGTTCATTTTGTTGCACAAATTTTCAAtctaaaattgtatttttttttaagttcaatAAAGAATTTAGTTAAACTGAGTATCGACAattatactaataaatatatataatgatgcttaatttttaaagtgtccggattgccgagtcgagagctgtggttaatttggatatatgtgagagtaaatggatacttaagtcgaattgtgggttgacccgcccataatttttttaccgtaatatgtttttcacggttttttatattattactcctgcaaatgcacgggatacatgctagttatatatatatataacattattaatatatttatttttatttgtattttataaaaaaaaaaatatattattattatatatttcatataattctatcatataaaaattttacttttaaaaaaagtaatttataaaCAGTGACAGCGTGAATTTTTCGAAATCAAACGGTCGGGaatgttattaataatattctttgGAATAGAAGGATAGGACCGGTAAATGTTCTCTTCTCCTGTCCGTCTTATTGTCATCCTTAGTTATGATTTGTTTAATGATGATTATTAGGAGTTTTTATTGTATTCTCTTACAAAAATTCGTCATTCGATTAGTTAATATCGGTTATTTAAGAgtttttaatgtattttcttaccggaattcttcgttcgattagttaatgttggttatttagGAGTTTTTACAGTGTTTTTTTTACAAAGAGAAGGTTGTTAGATGgaaatatagtttatttatgttttaatttgttaattgttataaaaaaatatatttaattttgtaaaaatatttttaatatgttaatttattaattaagttgtttaataattaaaaacaatactATATACCCacatcaaatcaaacaagtttGAGGCAGatttaaagtttgtttgatcttggttcatttaaaaaaaaaattataaaattatttaaaataacatttgaaGAAAGGTGGGTTATAGGGGATTAtgattgaattattaaaattttataagaataaagtaagactattttgatattttagtaaGGTGATTTCAtagttacaaattaataatacaatgtATTGAACCAGTGGAACTTTAggaattctaaataaataaatctgaaatatataaaatacattaatcaTGCTGTGGAATAGAAATCtctttttagaaaaataaaaacctaaaatcaaacaagagcTCCACGTAAGAAGgatgtttatgtttatttatagtaattttatttaacttgattttattttgttgttttatattttattatttgaaaaaatcttgAATCAGTTCAATGTGTGAATGTATATGGCCGGCCAATATATTTGTGCTGCTCagaccaaaaataatatatatatatatatatatatatatatatatatatatatattgaaataaaaataaaaatggaaatggaaattGGGAGAGTAAAAAAAAACTGAGGTGGATGTTtggatttattattttttagatatgGTTAGCTAAAACTTcctatattaagttatttagttCAAATTCATTACAATATGATTggactaatattaaaaaataaattattacaaataccCTGAACAACTTATTTTTCCATAACTTGAATTTGTTTAAAGAATAAATAGTATGATCCACAAATAGACACATGAGGTTTAAAAGAAATTGGAAGAATTTGCAATTTGGAATTTATAAATAGGTCGATTGTAAAGACTCAGAACACATTATCAGTTCTCAGTGATGGATCTAGAATTCAGAGTGAGTTGCGggtgaatttgaaaaaaaaaatcagtgaACTTACAAAAATAGTgagatttttttgaataaaataagtagataaaggtaagttttaccatttttttaataattagattataaattttaataaattatgggataatgtcacattttaacaaaaaaatcttaCAGGGTGGAGCCCGAGCCCCTACATAAACTCGTCCCTGTCAGTTCTTATGTTTTACGACTAAAGAATGCATCTCAATGATGActatttgagttattattttGCATTAGAATGagtataaatgattaaaaatattgatcaactaattttgatattttgtttaagaTGACAATAAAGAGGATATTATTGAACCTAACAACATGagtttaaccattttaaatcgCATTTCGGGGTTAAAATGGTGAGAGGAAAAGCTATTGGGTTGGAATGACTAGTGGACGAAAGTTACCTTAAAAActcaagttaatttttttataaaaaaataaaattattctattttaaaactcattaaaaaaattaataagtaagaTTTTCCGTGAGAATCAAGTGTGTCAATTTTTGGAGCTAAGATCTCTGTTACAATGTCAATTCAACAAACCGGACTCAACTCTTTCGTTGAAGAATCCAAATGTGGATCTCTATGGAGACGTTAAGGTGTTGGTAATAAATTATCTACGACAACAGTAAAGGTAGTCAGAATTTAGTTCTCAATTGCGACGGTTTGAGTTGTCGGTATAAAACACTATTTGGTGACAATACTAAAGCGATCTATTTGTATTTTCGAAGAATACcaataaagacaatgatgacAACCGATAACCACTCTTTCCACTATCAGTATTATCTTATACCGACGGTTTATGCTCAAATAATTACGAAACTTACCATTACCATCGACATTTTTTTACAAGTGAAATCATGGCATAGACTTTACAAAACAGGCAAAGATGTAGGAGTATTTCATTACTCATTCTGCACACGCAGCATTGACCGACAAGGTTAATACTATTAACCTTAATAGTAATCAACCGTCTTTTATTAATGAATCCACAAAATAGTACTTATAGTCTAACGacaaaaaaatagatattttttgGTACGTCAAATTAAATTAGGTTTAATATGTGTAAGAAATTCATCAATCAAATATGCCAACAATTCATTAATAGAAATTGATTAACAtaatgtttccaaatggggaTCTATATAAGTTATACAATTCCTTTGTCTATTCAAACAagattacaaatataaataatcttcaaaaatccaaattaaaatgaaaaaatccttagtttaaatgataaaaagttaatttaaaattagttgaaTATTCTCAAACAATTTTGAAACTTATTCAAAGTCTAAagaaaattcaataaataaatgagtatttacattattttactttttttatagcccgaattttatatatctttaaagACTTacagttttgaaaaaaaaatatttataagataggCAAAATAATATTTCGTTGTGGGCCTCTTATTATACTAGATTTTTACAAGTGCCCTTATTATGTACATATTTTGAAGAACTTTACCCAAACAAAATTCTTGTGACAACTGGTCACAAAACAAATGTCCTAAATCGAGAGTTGAATATAAAGAGTTGATAGTAAATTGAATGTAAAGAGGCAGAAGATTGGAAATGCTACATtgtgatataaaatatttcgGGACTGCAATATATGCAATTGTCAAATATAAAAGGAACGTCGAGAATGCAACAAATGTCGGCCATGAAAGCCATGCTCGACGAGAAAAAAAACGTCAGAAATGTAACCtataaaaaatgtcaatattATGGGATGACGTATGACATAAACAAAATGTTTTGTTTGACTCAAAATCCTATGTCTAAAGCTTTACAAATTCATATTCTCTAATCCTATCAAATAAGCATCTAAGAGAAGACATTCAAGAAACTAAGTAATCACCGAGTAGACCTTGCACAATTGCAAAATCGGATAACATAAATCATAGGGTATAAATCAAAACCGGACAATATAAACCAAACTCATACATTCATATGTTATAGTTACATATTAGATCATTTGTTACCAATCGGgtgctattttttttaatcatggaTAGTGACCCGGTTGGTAACAAGGATCTCAATTCGTATAGCTAAGGATCTCAATTCGTATAGCTATGTatacttattataaatataagtaaGCATAATTAAGAGAAGAGAGTGAGAAATATATTAGGTATAAAAGAAATGGGGTGAGAGGATATAAGATATATTGAATTAACCGATAAGAAAAGATGAAATCTTAAGATTATCTATATAATCtcctaaataattattatcacattaaatcatttcttttttaaactACATGAATATCATTATCCTTTCAAAACTACCTtatcaaatcatttttattttaaaataaataaatataattatcctcttatcctttatttaaaatatttttatacataagTTTAACCAACTCAATTATGTCAATGAATTCattaatacaatttatataatttttatttgagatgAATGCCGTATGAATTGTATCTGACTTTCTCTATCAAACTTTAATGTAAATGATCCAATAGTTGATTATTAAATTTGGACAATTTATAAgtcaaaacaaatgtttttaGTCATAATCAAGCATAATTGGAATAAAACTCCACTCAAAAgtatacacatttttttttatatatagacacaataaaaaaaaaatattttcaaataaaattcgATATAGAAAAAAATGTGTCATCCTTGTACAATTCATTTATCTAttaaacaaagattacaaatataaataattttattactcgattaacttatattttagacatatttttttcaatctcatcattTATGTTcgttattattaaagttatacgtaacatgttttttttataaaggttTTAAACGTcgattatttattatatgtgacatttataaaataaaaaatcaatgtCACTAATTTTAACTACTGAATTTCTgcgaattaataaaaaaaattactatcaAATTTTAGAGAATCAATAGTCAAAACTCTTAATTCGCtgtaattcaataattaaattagtgacattgaTATTTGTAATGTACATACTCTACCAATTTAATTGTACTATTTCACATATAGaggtaaaaatataataattttttattttatttttgttaatgattaTCTGACACATATTCAAATTGATAACATGAGATCCTAGGTAGTCATGTAAATAATAGGTTAATGAAGTTGAAATCGTTATGAACTATAACATTAAaaggcttaaaaaaataatttcaaaattttaatatcttgaACAAGAAGTTTAATTTCACAATTCTGTCAAATATAAATaaccttaaatatttttaaaatgatttataaatatatcacaatGGTTATAAGAtacaataaattgaataatataaaaaaaaaacttttaaactaaaaataatatcataaaaaaataattaatttaatttcaaatttggatatatatCAATCAAATTTTATCTATCTAGACTACTTTAAGttgtaaaaaaacatattttattatagattttTGTTCTAATTTATGAAGCGCGTGAAATAGTGAGCGGCGGATTCCGCGTGGTGAAGATTTTGATGGGTCCACTTGTAAGAAGCCCTAACATCGGACTCAGACGACTAAATCAAGCCGTCGATAATTTTCATGAGTAATGAGCAGTACATCTGAATCGTCCATTCCAGGTCACTTACTTCGAACAAAAAGACAGCACATTAATCAAAATGAACCGTCCGATCACAAGAAAGAGGTAAAATCGACGGTAATATATCTACCCGATCTGCCCGCGGTCAGATCCATCAGCCTTTAAGAAGTGACCTCGTTCTTCATTGTTCTTCGTTCAATACATCTCACTAACCCTAATTTCTCACTTGTTTATCTGATCGGAGGGAGGAGGAGGCCGATCATTGGTTTTTCCGGCGATAGATGGGCGGCGATTTATGTTCTATCAGGACCTACATTCGATCATACCGTCGTAGATTATTCGAAATCCGATGCAGACGGCGTGATTCCGATTCCGGCTACTGATGCTGATatgacttcttcttcttcattgattATCCTCGATGAACATAGCTAGGGAAAATCTGGCGACGTATTTATGGGGAAAGTCCCGTACTCGAACAATTTAAACTCAAACCCTAAATCTCACTCTATTCCGAAGAAGAAACAATACTTCGGTGTGGAGAATCATCACCATGGCGAAGATTCTTCTCCAGTTGTGGTGACGCAGACATCTGATGATGCACAGTCGTTCAGTCAAAGGCCGTCGGATTTCAATTGCGGTGGTTATATTAGCTATAACATCAGTTCGTGTACAAGGATCGAGCTGGTTGAGCTGAGACGACAGTTTATTGCGGAACTTGAGCAGATTCGAAGTTTGAAAGGTCGAGTTGATGCTGGAGATTTTCATCTGCGGAATCATGGTAATAATCATCAACTTGTTGCTAAGGAGAAGAAAGGTTCTGGTAAAAAGAGGCCGATTCCTTACGTATCGGAGAAGAATCCAGCGAGAACCTCTGAAGTTGTTCCGGTTAGTCGATTAGATGCAAGGGAAATGGAGGATCTAATGAAGATTTGCAGACAGTATTTAACGAAATTGATGAAGCATAAGTGTAGCTGGGTTTTTAAGCAACCTGTTGATGCAGCTGCTTTGGGGCTTCATGATTATCATCAAATAGTCAAGCATCCCATGGATCTCGGCACGGTAAAATCGAAGTTTGCTAGGAATGCGTACAAGACGCCTCTGGAATTCGCTGCAGATGTGCGTTTGACTTTTAACAACGCTGTTTTGTATAATCCGAGAACAGATGATGTGCATCGATGGGCTGTTGAATTGCTTGATCGTTTTGAAGAATTGTTTAGACCCGTTGAGCAGAGGTTGGCACCATACCGCATAGAGCAGCCACAGTCCCAGCTCCAGCCTCAGGCATTGACTGCCAATAACGACATGCAGCTAGGTTCATGGAATCATATTCCAACCCCGG from Impatiens glandulifera chromosome 5, dImpGla2.1, whole genome shotgun sequence includes:
- the LOC124937664 gene encoding transcription factor GTE7-like, with protein sequence MGKVPYSNNLNSNPKSHSIPKKKQYFGVENHHHGEDSSPVVVTQTSDDAQSFSQRPSDFNCGGYISYNISSCTRIELVELRRQFIAELEQIRSLKGRVDAGDFHLRNHGNNHQLVAKEKKGSGKKRPIPYVSEKNPARTSEVVPVSRLDAREMEDLMKICRQYLTKLMKHKCSWVFKQPVDAAALGLHDYHQIVKHPMDLGTVKSKFARNAYKTPLEFAADVRLTFNNAVLYNPRTDDVHRWAVELLDRFEELFRPVEQRLAPYRIEQPQSQLQPQALTANNDMQLGSWNHIPTPEIDRTKKPKSNVIPPPKKIEHPELPMIAVPKPSPPRRPIPAEMPMTAGGVMPTTAGSVMPTTAGGVMPAMMRSNVVKHPKPKARDPKKREMSMEEKQRLGNGLQTLPQEKMPQLIQIIKKRNQNLAQDGDEIELDFGALDTETLWELDRFVTNWKKMESKTKRQVLIGGNNTPNPAGVPMGPTTTNSASASAEDNEVSVSEKMMETVKKKPKKDMGDEEDVDIGDDVPMSTFPPVEIEKDQQCGGGGVAADHGHAAATSSSSSGSSSSSGDSDTGSSSGGSDSDADDAQSRGIGN